DNA sequence from the Amycolatopsis sp. Hca4 genome:
AAGACGGTGCCTTGACCGCTGGGACATCGGGGGCTTCGCCCCACACCGGGGGCTCCGCCACCCGCAACCGCCGGATGGAAGCCGGGCCACCCGGGGCCGCGTCCGCAGTCCGGAATCCCCGGAAAGAAGCCGGGTCGCCCGGGGCCTCGACCGCCACCGGCGATTCCGCCGCCCGGAACGCGCGGAACCCCGCCGGTGAGCCCGCGGACCGGCCGCCCACCGTGAAGCGCGACCGCGTCCGGCGGCACCTGCTGAAGGTGATCGAGAACGCCGGCCCCGGCACCGGGCTCGCCTCCGAACGGGACCTGGCCGCCGAGCTGGGGGTCTCGCGCCCGACCGTCCGCGCGGCCATCGACGAGCTCACCCGCACCGGGCTGCTGGTGCGCCAGCGCGGCCGCGGCACGTTCACCAGCCCGCAGAAGGTCACCCAGGAACTCGCGACCGGGCTCGCCGTGCCGCCCGCGGACGGCCACTGGACCAGCCGCGTGGTCGCCTTCGCGGTGTCCCCGGCCCCGCGGGCGCTCGCCGGGGAGCTGGAGCTCGAGCCCCGGACGCCGGTGCTGCGCGTGACCAGGGTCCGGCACGTCGACGACGAGCCGATCGCGATCGAACACCTGGCATTGCCCGCGTCCCTGGTCCCCGGCCTGCGCCCGGCGGACCTCGAAACCGGCAACTTCTACCGGCTGCTGCGGGAGCGGTTCGGCATCACCGTGCAGGACGCGGTGCAGACGATCGAACCCGCGGTCACCAACCCCGAGCAGGCCGAGCTGCTCGAAATCGCCGTGTACGCCCCGATCCTGCACATTGAGCGGCTGACCCGCGACACGACCGGCCGGGCCGTGGAACTGACCCGCTCGGTCTACCGGGGCGACCGCTACCGCATCACGTCGCACCTCCGCTTCGACGCCGAATCCGGCTGACCGGGATCAGGAAACAGATCTTCACCGACCGGGAAATGGCCTCGATCCGGCGACCACCCGTTACCCGATCGAGTGACGACCGCACGGCATCCGGGTGACGAAAACCGGGATCACCCCTCGTCAAACTTGGTTCAGACAGAGCCGCAGCCCCGACTAATTGCGCTGATCGCATCGCCTTTTCCGCGCCCGGGTGAGAGCACTTCAACGCACTGCCGGTGCGGCATAGGATTTTCCTTCGGCCGGGAAAACGATTCCCGTGCTTTTCCGTCGAAAGAATCGAGGACCATTCATGCGAAGACGCATGCCGGGAGCGCTCCTGGCCCTGGTACTCGCCTCGGCCGCCGCCGCCGTGCCGTTGCCCGCGGCCGCCGATCCCGCGCCGCCGGTCTCGGCACTGACGAAGTCCGTGCAGGGCACCGGGTCCCCCGCCGACCACGGGGCGACCGCGAAGTGGGTCGTCGGCTACGAAGACCACGCGACCACGACCGGCGCCGCCACCATCACCGACGCCGTCGGCGCCGGGCAGTCCTACCAGTCCGGTTCCCTGCACGTACCGCCCGGCTGGACGCCGGAGTGGTCGACCGACGGCAGCACCTTCGCCGGCACCGAACCGGCGTCCGGGGTCACCGCCGTCCGCGCGACCAACGCCGGCGCCGGCCCCGACGCGACGCAGCTGTCCGGCGCGCTCACCCCGCCCGTGCAGGCGGTCACGACCGCGACCGGCGGTGACGGCTTCTCCCCGATCCTGTACCGGACGCCGGGCGGGGCGCTGCAGGCCTGGAACATCTACCACCACCTGGCGGCCGCTTCGCCGAAGGTGGTCTGCACCGACCTCGCCTCCGGGGCCCGCTGCCCGGGCGGCCCGTGGCCGAAGCCGCTCAACACCGCGCCCGGTCCGCTCGGCACCGGGGCGACCGGCGACATCGCGACCACGATGGTCGAGCAGTACGTGCGCGACCCCGCCGCGCCCGCGAAGGTCTACTACCCGGCCGTCACGGCGGCGTCCGTCGGCGTCGGCTGCCTCGACCTGGCCGCCGCGGCCAACTGCGGGTACTGGCCGCTGGCCGCCACCGGCGGCTCCCCCGCGGTGAACAGCATCACCGGGCTCGTCGAGACCGGCGGCAACCTCTACGGCCTGATCAGCAGCGGCGCGGTCGTCTGCTGGACCATCGCCACGCAGAGCGCCTGCGGCGGCCAGCCGTACGCCCCGATCGCGCCGGCCATCAGCGGCAACGCCTACATCTACGGCGCCGTGGACGTGGTCGCGGGCAAGGTGTTCGCGTCGTCGTCGAACCCG
Encoded proteins:
- a CDS encoding GntR family transcriptional regulator, whose product is MKRDRVRRHLLKVIENAGPGTGLASERDLAAELGVSRPTVRAAIDELTRTGLLVRQRGRGTFTSPQKVTQELATGLAVPPADGHWTSRVVAFAVSPAPRALAGELELEPRTPVLRVTRVRHVDDEPIAIEHLALPASLVPGLRPADLETGNFYRLLRERFGITVQDAVQTIEPAVTNPEQAELLEIAVYAPILHIERLTRDTTGRAVELTRSVYRGDRYRITSHLRFDAESG